The nucleotide window GAGCCTATACCGACGGGGCCGGACCCTATCTGCACCGGTGCAGGACGTATGCCGCCCGGGCTGAAGGCAGCTTGCACCGGTGCAAGAGCTAGCCAGCCAGTACCGGAGCAGCAGGCGTATTAGTGCCTTTAGTCGTCCGCTGGGTGTTGCGCTTCGGCAGCAGGTCGTAGTTGAAGTAAGCCGGGGCCTTGGCGGGCTCTTGGCGGTGCACGTAGAGAGCGGCGCAATGCACGGCCCACAGGGCGTCGGCCAGGGTCTGGGCATCGGGGCCCAGGGCCGATATCGTGTCTTTTACGGCCTTAGTACCCTGGTTCTTGACGGCCGTGGCGGTAGTGTAGGCCGAGAGAAGAGCTTTGGCCTGGGCACCGACAGCCTGCAGGGCCGCGTCGGGGTGGTTTTCCAGCTGCTGCACGTAGGCCGTGAAGCGCGTCAGGCGCTTGGTTTTGGGAGCCTCGGTCAGGCCCTTGAGCTTGTCGGGGTAGAAGAGGGCCTTCTCGGTGGGGTGGTCGTAGAAGCGGGGCTGGAGCAGCTTCTTGTCGGTAGCCTGCACCAGCTTTTTAAGGCTTTCGAAGGCCTGGTCTTCGGTTTGGGTGCCGCTCTGGCGCTGCCCGTGGCCGGTGGTGCGCCCGCTCAGGCCCCCGCGGAAGGCGTCGAGGGCGGCCTGCAGGGCGGGGCGCTCGTCGCGCAGGAGCTTGTCCACGGCGGCGGGCTTGAGGGCCTCCAGGGTGAAGTCGGCAAAGGTGGCCAGCGTGTCGCGCGAGGCTTGCAGGCGGCGGAAATGATTGTCGTACCGTTCGGCGTACATAATGGGATAATAAGAAGAAAGAAGATAGTAAGAAAAAGGGCCGGGGCAGGGGATAAGCACGGTGTGTAACGGGCCCGGGCCAGGCGGATAGGGTAGCGGTAAGTCCTGGAAATATTAGCAGAAATAGCCAATAGCGCAACACCCCGGGTAACTAGGTTGCCAATATTCTTTAGCAGAACTTTGCCGGCTTATCCGACGGATGCCCACTATCCTTATTGCATGAAACACTTCTTCTCTTTTCGCCTGGCCCTAACCGTATGGGCCTGGCTCTTGCTGCTCACGCCCCTGGCTTCAGCCCAGGTGCTGAGCGGCACCTTCGATGCCGGTAACAACCACACGGCCTCTATCCATCCAGACGGGACGCTCTGGGCCTGGGGCAGCAACAACTACGGCCAGCTCGGCGACGGTACTACCACCAACCGGACCGCGCCAACCCAGGCCGGTACGGCGACTACCTGGGTACAGGTCAGCGTGGGCAATGGCTACACGGCCGCCGTGCGGGCCGATGGCACCCTCTGGACCTGGGGCAACAATGACTACGCCCAACTCGGGGACGGCACCACCACCCGACGCTCTACGCCCACCCAAATCGGCACGGCGGCCACCTGGGCGCAGGTTAGTGCCGGCAGATTTCACACCGTGGCCCTGCGCACCGACGGCACGCTCTGGGCCTGGGGCAACAACGACAACGGTCAGCTCGGCGACGGCACGCTGGTAAATAAAAGCCTCCCCGTGCAGATCGGCACGGGCACCACGTGGACCCAGGTAGATGCCGGCAACGCGCACACACTGGCCGTACGGGCCGATGGCACCCTCTGGGCCTGGGGCAGTAACAGCAACGGCCAGCTTGGCGACGGGACGGGTTTCCGCAGAACGAGCCCCGTGCAGATCAGTACGGCTACCACCTGGACCCAGGTAGATGCCGGCGACTTTCATACCGTGGCCCTGCGCGCCGACGGGACACTTTGGGCCTGGGGGTTCAATCTTAACGGTCAGGTCGGCGACGGGACGCTCACCCAGCGCAATAGCCCCGTGCAGATTGGCACGGGCACCACGTGGACCCAGGCCAGTGCTGGCGACTACCACACGCTAGCCGTGCAGGCCGACGGCACCCTCTGGGCATGGGGATATAATGGCGGTGGGCAGCTCGGCGACGGCACTCTGGCCAACAGAATCAGACCCGTACAAACCGGCACCGGCACGACCTGGGCCCGGGTTAGCACCGGTTCTGCCTACACGGTAGGCTTGCGGGCCGATGGCACCCTCTGGGCCTGGGGCGACAACAGCTTCGGCCAGCTCGGCGACGGGAAGACGGTTGGCTCCGTGCACCCAGCTCCCATGCAGGTAGGCAGCGCTACTACCTGGGCGTCTGTTGATGTCTCCTCCGAAAACACCATGGCCCTTGGTTCCAGCGGTACGCTCTGGGGCTGGGGGCACAATAGCTTCGGTCAGCTCGGCGACGGTACCATCGTACGAAGACTCAGCCCGGCCCAGATCGGCACGGCCACCTGGGCCCAGGTCAGCGGGGACTCTACCACACGGTAGGCTTGCGGGCCGATGGCACGCTCTGGACCTGGGGCGACAACGGCTACGGTCAGCTCGGCGACGGTACCACCACCCCGCGGACCAGCCCTGTGCAGATCGGCACCAGCACCTGGCTCCAAGTCAGTGCCGGTGATACGCACACGCTGGCCGTGCGCGCCGACGGTACCCTGTGGGCCTGGGGCAGCAATGACAGCGGTCAGCTCGGCGACGGGACGCTGGTCAACAAAACCAGTCCCGTGCAGATCGGCTCGGCTACCACCTGGACGCGGGTCAGCGCCGGAGCCTCCCACACGGTAGCCTTACAGGCCGACGGTACCCTGTGGACCTGGGGCAACAATAGCTACGGTCAGCTCGGCGACGGTACTCTCGTACGAAAACTCAGCCCGGCCCAGATCGGCACGGCCACCTGGGCGCAGGTCAGTGCCGGCAGCTTTCATACAATGGCCGTGCGCCCCGATGGCACCCTCTGGGCCTGGGCAGCAATGGAAATACCCAACTCGGCGACGGCACCACCACCCAACGGATCAGCCCCGTGCAGATCGGCACCAGTACCTGGGCGCAAGTCAGTGCCGGTGATACGCACACGCTGGCCGTGCGCGCCGATGGGACGCTCTGGGCCTGGGGTAGCAATGGCAACGGCCAGCTTGGCACCGGTACTACCACCCGTGAATTCAGCCCCGTGCAGATCGGTACGGCTACTAATTGGACGCAGGTCAGCACCGGCAGTGCCAATACGGCTGCCGTTCGGGCCGATGGCACCCTCTGGACCTGGGGCGACAACGGTACCGGCCGGC belongs to Hymenobacter cellulosilyticus and includes:
- a CDS encoding RCC1 domain-containing protein — translated: MKHFFSFRLALTVWAWLLLLTPLASAQVLSGTFDAGNNHTASIHPDGTLWAWGSNNYGQLGDGTTTNRTAPTQAGTATTWVQVSVGNGYTAAVRADGTLWTWGNNDYAQLGDGTTTRRSTPTQIGTAATWAQVSAGRFHTVALRTDGTLWAWGNNDNGQLGDGTLVNKSLPVQIGTGTTWTQVDAGNAHTLAVRADGTLWAWGSNSNGQLGDGTGFRRTSPVQISTATTWTQVDAGDFHTVALRADGTLWAWGFNLNGQVGDGTLTQRNSPVQIGTGTTWTQASAGDYHTLAVQADGTLWAWGYNGGGQLGDGTLANRIRPVQTGTGTTWARVSTGSAYTVGLRADGTLWAWGDNSFGQLGDGKTVGSVHPAPMQVGSATTWASVDVSSENTMALGSSGTLWGWGHNSFGQLGDGTIVRRLSPAQIGTATWAQVSGDSTTR